The sequence TGTTTTGGGCATGAAGCACTGAAGGTTCCAGCGTGTTCTTACGGGGTCGGGTTGACCCGACTCGGGTCAGGTCTAGCCGGTTTGTGTTGTCATGGGAGCCAGATCGGGTCAGGTCGTGCACAGACACAGCCTGGGTTGGTTGGGTTGTAGGCCTATCCATCTCTTGAAAGCCTGCTTACAACAATGCAACCGGGTCAAGAAACACAACCTGTTCGACGAAATGCCTCAGCTGATTGCTCATGCTTCAAATACCGGAAAAATTATCCATTCACTGAGCGTGAAACTTGGTGTTGGGTCAAAAGGGTCTCTAGGAAACGCCATCTTAGATCTTTATGCTAAGTGTGGCAATGTGGACTTTGCCGAGAAGGCGTTTAACCTGCTGGAGAAGAGGGGTGTATTGGCTTGGAACTCGGTTCTGTCTATGTATTCAAGGCTGGGTTTGTTGGAACAGGCTGTTAAGTATTTCGGGTTATTGATGAACTCTGGGGTATTTCCAAATGAGTTCACGTATGCAATCATCTTGTCTGCTTGTGCAAGACTGGTGGGCATCAAGTATGGTAGGCAAGTTCATTGTTGTGTTGTTAAGACAGGGTTCGAGTCAATCACTTTCTGTGAAGGTGCACTTATTGATATGTATGCCAAGTGCAATTGTGTGAGTGATGCTCGGAAAATATTTGATGGGGCTGTGGATTTAGATACAGTTTCTTGGACTGCCATGATTTCTGGTTATGTTCAAGTTGGTTTGCCTGAGGAGGCGCTGAAAGTTTTTGAGGAGATGCAGAAATCTTGCCGTGTTCCAGATCAGGTGGCCTTTGTGACTGTTATAAGTGCGTGTGTCAATCTTCGAAGGCTTGATGATGTACGTGAAATGTTTGCGAGGATGCCTAATCCGAATGTTATTGCATGGAACCTGATGATTTCAGGGCATGCCCAGAATGGTTGCTATATGGAAGCTATAACTTATTTCCTGAAAATGAGGAACGCTGGAGTAAAATCCACAAGGTCTACACTTGGAAGTATTTTAAGTGCAATTGCCAGTTTGAGAGCTCTAGATTATGGCTTGTTAGTTCATGCTCATGCAATTAAACAGGGGTTGGATTCTAATGTCTATGCAGGAAGTTCATTGATTAATATGTACGCTAAGTGCGAGGAACTGGATGCtgcaaataaaatattcaatgctttaaatgagaaaaatgctgTCTTGTGGAATGCAATGCTTGGAGGTTATGCACAGAATGGGTATGCCCATGAAGTCATCAAGCTTTTTTCTAACATGAAAGGATGTGGCTTTCGTCCCGATGACTTTACCTACACTAGCATTTTGAGTGCATGTGCTTGCTTGGAATACATAGAAATGGGCCGCCAATTGCATTCTTTTATTATCAAGAGTGGATTGTCGTCAAACTTATTCGTGGGTAATGCATTGGTTGATATGTATGCTAAATCTGGGGCTCTCAAGGAGGCAAGGAAACAGTTTGAGCTCATAAGCAATCGAGATAATATCTCTTGGAATGCAATTATTGTGGGGTATGTgcaggaagaggaggaggatgaggctTTCTACATGTTCCGTAGAATGAATTTATCTGGAATTGTTCCTGATGAGGTGTCCCTAGCCAGTATACTCAGTGCTTGTGCAAATGTTCAAGCACTTAGGCAAGGAAAACAAATCCATTGTCTCTCGGTTAAATCTGGTCTGGAAACAAGCCTTTATGCCGCGAGCTCGCTTATTGGCATGTATGTAAAGTGTGCAGTGATTGGAGCTGCACACAAAGTTTTCTCTTCCATGCCTGAGCGAAGTGTGGCCTCCATGAATGCTATGATTGCTGGGTATGCTCAAAATAATTTGGAGGAAGCAATAGATTTGTTTTGTGAGATGCATGAAGTAGGATTGAATCCAACTGAAATTACTTTCGCAAGCCTTTTAGATGCTTGTAATGGACCACTTCTGCTAACACTGGGAATCCAAATCCACTGCCTTACCGTAAAGTGGGGCCATTTGTATGGTGGTGACTTTTTGGGTGTATCTCTTTTGGGCATGTATTTGAGATCCCATAGAAAAGCAGATGCGTATATTCTTTTCTCAGAATTCCCAAATCCAAAAAGTAGAGTGTTGTGGACTGCTATTATTTCAGGGCTCACTCAAATTGATTGCAGTGAGGAGGCTTTGCAGTTCTATCGAGAAATGCGTAGCGAGAATGTCCTACCTGATCAAGCTACATTTGCTAGTGTTCTTCGTGCATGTGCTGTCTTATCTTCTTTGACAGATGGTAGTGAGATCCATTCCCTCATTTTCCACACTGGTTTTCACTTAGATGAGTTAACGAGTAGTGCTCTTGTAGATATGTATGCTAAATGTGGGGATGTAAAAGGGTCTGTGCAAGTTTTTGAAGAAATGGGTTGTAAAAATGACGTTATTTCTTGGAACTCTATGATAGTGGGCTTAGCCAAAAATGGTTATGCAGAATGTGCACTTCAGATATTCAATGAGATGAAGCAAACACATGTTATGCCTGATGATGTCACTTTCCTTGGTGTTCTCACTGCATGTAGTCATGCGGGGAGAATATCTGAAGGCCATCAGATCTTTGACACAATGTTGAATTACTACTGCATTCAGCCCAGAGTAGATCATTATGCCTGCATGGTTGATCTTTATGGCCGATGGGGTTTCCTTAAAGAAGCGGAAGAATTCATTGACAAACTAAAATTCAAACCCGATGCTATGATTTGGGCCACATTACTTGGTGCTTGCAGATTACATGGAGATGACATAAGGGGGCGGCGGGCTGCTGAGGAACTCATTGAGTTGGATCCCCAAAATTCTTCATCCTATGTGCTACTTTCTAATATATATGCTGCATCGGGAAACTGGGATGGGGTTAACTTTTTGAGGAGggcaatgaaagaaaaaggagtTAGGAAGTTCCCTGGATGTAGCTGGATTGAAGTGGGACAAAAGAAGGACTTATTTGTTGCTGGGGATAAGTCTCACGCCAGTTCTGTAGAAATCCATGAAACCCTGAAGGATTTGACGGCACTAATGAAAGAAGATGATTATGTTGCTGAGACTGATTCTTTCTTGCTTGATGAAGGGTGATAAAGGCTATCTTATATCTATCCTTGTCTTAGCAAACGCAATGTCAAAATCCTGCATGTGTATGCCAGAGCAG comes from Juglans microcarpa x Juglans regia isolate MS1-56 chromosome 8S, Jm3101_v1.0, whole genome shotgun sequence and encodes:
- the LOC121243998 gene encoding pentatricopeptide repeat-containing protein At3g09040, mitochondrial: MRLRIPNRTSIISHAHSISHRHKFSTQLIPNPEPLLASENHLYTHLLKACLQQCNRVKKHNLFDEMPQLIAHASNTGKIIHSLSVKLGVGSKGSLGNAILDLYAKCGNVDFAEKAFNLLEKRGVLAWNSVLSMYSRLGLLEQAVKYFGLLMNSGVFPNEFTYAIILSACARLVGIKYGRQVHCCVVKTGFESITFCEGALIDMYAKCNCVSDARKIFDGAVDLDTVSWTAMISGYVQVGLPEEALKVFEEMQKSCRVPDQVAFVTVISACVNLRRLDDVREMFARMPNPNVIAWNLMISGHAQNGCYMEAITYFLKMRNAGVKSTRSTLGSILSAIASLRALDYGLLVHAHAIKQGLDSNVYAGSSLINMYAKCEELDAANKIFNALNEKNAVLWNAMLGGYAQNGYAHEVIKLFSNMKGCGFRPDDFTYTSILSACACLEYIEMGRQLHSFIIKSGLSSNLFVGNALVDMYAKSGALKEARKQFELISNRDNISWNAIIVGYVQEEEEDEAFYMFRRMNLSGIVPDEVSLASILSACANVQALRQGKQIHCLSVKSGLETSLYAASSLIGMYVKCAVIGAAHKVFSSMPERSVASMNAMIAGYAQNNLEEAIDLFCEMHEVGLNPTEITFASLLDACNGPLLLTLGIQIHCLTVKWGHLYGGDFLGVSLLGMYLRSHRKADAYILFSEFPNPKSRVLWTAIISGLTQIDCSEEALQFYREMRSENVLPDQATFASVLRACAVLSSLTDGSEIHSLIFHTGFHLDELTSSALVDMYAKCGDVKGSVQVFEEMGCKNDVISWNSMIVGLAKNGYAECALQIFNEMKQTHVMPDDVTFLGVLTACSHAGRISEGHQIFDTMLNYYCIQPRVDHYACMVDLYGRWGFLKEAEEFIDKLKFKPDAMIWATLLGACRLHGDDIRGRRAAEELIELDPQNSSSYVLLSNIYAASGNWDGVNFLRRAMKEKGVRKFPGCSWIEVGQKKDLFVAGDKSHASSVEIHETLKDLTALMKEDDYVAETDSFLLDEG